One genomic segment of Canis lupus baileyi chromosome 9, mCanLup2.hap1, whole genome shotgun sequence includes these proteins:
- the AMN gene encoding protein amnionless has translation MGALGRALLWLQLCALARAAYKLWVPTTDFEAAANWSQNRTPCAGAVVQFPADKAVSVVVRASHGFSDMLLPRDGEFVLASGAGFGAADAGRDPDCGAGAPALFLDPDRFSWHDPRLWRSGDAARGLFSVDAERVPCRHDDVVFPPDASFRVGLGPGARPARVRSVQVLGQTFTRDEDLAAFLASRAGRLRFHGPGALRVGPGACADPSGCVCGDAEVQPWICAALLQPLGGRCPPAACPDALRPEGQCCDLCGAIVSLTHGPTFDIERYRARLLRAFLPQYPGLQAAVSKVRRRPGPHTEVQVVLAETGPQPGGAGRLARALLADVAEHGEALGVLSATARESGAPVGDGSAAGPLGSGSRAGLAGGVAAGLLLLLLALAAGLLLLRRAPRLRWTKRERLVATPVEAPLGFSNPVFDVAGSVGPVPRTPQPPPAQQAGSSSTSRSYFVNPLFAEAEA, from the exons ATGGGCGCGCTGGGCCGGGCCCTGCTGTGGCTGCAGCTGTGCG CGCTGGCCCGGGCCGCCTACAAGCTCTGGGTCCCCACCACGGACTTCGAGGCCGCCGCCAACTGGAGCCAGAACCGGACGCCGTGCGCGGGCGCCGTGGTCCAGTTCCCCGCGGACAAG GCGGTGTCGGTGGTGGTGCGGGCCAGCCACGGCTTCTCGGACATG CTCCTGCCGCGGGACGGGGAGTTCGTCCTGGCCTCGGGAGCCGGCTTCGGGGCCGCGGACGCCGGCAGGGACCCGGACTGCGGCGCAg GCGCCCCCGCGCTCTTCCTCGACCCCGACCGCTTCTCGTGGCACGACCCGCGCCTGTGGCGCTCCGGGGACGCGGCGCGCGGCCTCTTCTCCGTGGACGCCGAGCGCGTGCCCTGCCGCCACGACGACGTCGTCTTCCCGCCCGACGCCTCCTTCCGAGTGGGGCTCGGGCCCGGCGCCCGCCCCGCGCGCGTCCGCAGCGTCCAGGTTCTGGGCCAG acGTTCACGCGCGACGAGGACCTGGCTGCCTTCCTGGCGTCCCGCGCCGGCCGCCTGCGCTTCCACGGGCCGGGCGCTCTGCGCGTGGGCCCCGGGGCCTGCGCCGACCCGTCGGGCTGCGTCTGCGGCGACGCGGAG GTGCAGCCCTGGATCTGCGCggccctgctccagcccctgggCGGTCGCTGCCCGCCGGCCGCCTGCCCCGACGCCCTCCGGCCCGAGGGGCAGTGCTGCGACCTCTGCG GAGCCATCGTGTCGCTGACCCACGGCCCCACCTTTGACATCGAGCGGTACCGGGCGCGGCTGCTGCGAGCCTTCCTG ccccagtacccggggctgcaggcggccgtGTCCAAGgtgcggcggcggccggggccgCACACGGAGGTTCAGGTGGTGCTGGCGGAGACCGGGCCCCagccgggcggcgcggggcggctgGCCCGGGCCCTCCTGGCGGACGTCGCGGAGCACG GCGAAGCCCTCGGGGTCCTGTCGGCGACAGCCCGGGAGTCGGGCGCGCCCGTCGGGGACGGCTCGGCGGCGGGGCCGCTCGGCTCGGGTTCGCGCGCGGGGCTGGCGGGCGGCGTGGCGGccgggctgctgctgctgctgctggcgctGGCGGCGGGCCTGCTGCTGCTGCGCCGCGCTCCGAGGCTCAG GTGGACTAAGCGCGAGCGATTGGTGGCCACGCCCGTCGAGGCGCCCCTGGGCTTCTCCAACCCGGTGTTCGACGTGGCGGGCTCCGTGGGGCCG GTTCCACGCACCCCGCAGCCTCCCCCAGCGCAGCAGGCGGGAAGCAGCAGCACCAGCCGCAGCTACTTCGTTAACCCGCTGTTCGCCGAGGCCGAGGCCTGA